In the genome of Thermococcus sp., one region contains:
- a CDS encoding HAD family hydrolase — protein MWVVFDVDGTLIDVSESYDTAVKLTVEYFLRMFGVERKIDLGLVRKLRSKGSFGDDFKVSEALILFSLAGDVEELVEKFPAGEGIDWVRNRFGFEIHRGSIERVFNTFYLGDVYPSRLFDFPGLWKREKPLISPELLEKLGRMTKIGVVTGRNELELRLAEKILGFHFEKAITRELGLKPNPDLLWELVKGEKGVYVGDTLNDELFIENYRRKYGNFDFVMVGRDVENVSVFIENLLEVLR, from the coding sequence GTCGTTTTTGACGTCGACGGCACGCTCATAGACGTTAGCGAGAGCTACGACACGGCCGTAAAGTTAACAGTAGAGTACTTCCTCCGAATGTTTGGGGTAGAGAGGAAGATAGACCTTGGACTGGTAAGGAAGCTCCGCTCAAAGGGGTCGTTCGGTGATGACTTCAAGGTGAGCGAGGCGCTAATCCTTTTCTCGCTCGCCGGAGACGTTGAGGAACTCGTGGAGAAGTTCCCGGCCGGGGAGGGAATTGACTGGGTAAGGAACAGGTTCGGCTTCGAGATACACCGGGGAAGCATAGAGAGGGTCTTCAACACATTTTACCTCGGAGACGTCTACCCTAGCAGGCTCTTTGATTTTCCCGGCCTCTGGAAACGGGAAAAACCCCTAATAAGTCCCGAACTCCTTGAGAAACTCGGAAGAATGACCAAAATCGGCGTTGTAACCGGAAGGAACGAACTTGAACTTAGGCTCGCTGAGAAAATCCTCGGCTTTCACTTTGAGAAGGCCATAACTAGAGAACTCGGCCTGAAACCTAACCCTGACCTTCTATGGGAGCTTGTCAAGGGCGAGAAAGGTGTTTACGTGGGGGATACACTAAACGATGAGCTCTTCATCGAGAACTACCGGAGAAAATACGGGAATTTTGATTTCGTTATGGTCGGAAGGGACGTTGAGAACGTTTCGGTTTTTATTGAAAACCTGCTGGAGGTGTTGAGATGA
- the proC gene encoding pyrroline-5-carboxylate reductase, whose product MRIAVIGAGTIGGAIAKALKKAGYEVTATRRRVEKAKELTEMGIEVIPDNRKAVEKADVVFIAVKPNKVGEVLGEVSDLVEEKLVISVVAGISLRELKRLANAKFVRAMPNIAILVSESFTAYSTDIEGEDIETVERLLRTFGDCMRIDEEHMDAITGLSGSGPAYVTVFLEAMVYGGLRVGLPRDLAKRASLQTLLGTAKLLMETKAHPAEVREWVITPGGTTIDGVFELEEGKIRTAVMKAVDAATKKSRILSKRL is encoded by the coding sequence ATGAGGATTGCCGTTATAGGTGCCGGAACAATCGGGGGTGCGATAGCAAAGGCCCTCAAAAAGGCCGGATATGAAGTCACAGCCACGAGAAGAAGGGTTGAAAAGGCAAAGGAACTAACGGAGATGGGGATAGAGGTTATCCCCGACAACAGGAAAGCAGTTGAAAAGGCGGATGTGGTCTTCATAGCGGTGAAACCCAACAAGGTCGGGGAGGTTCTTGGGGAGGTATCCGACTTAGTTGAAGAGAAACTCGTGATTTCGGTCGTTGCTGGAATATCACTTAGAGAGCTGAAAAGACTCGCCAATGCAAAGTTCGTCAGGGCCATGCCCAACATAGCTATCCTAGTTAGCGAATCCTTCACGGCTTATTCAACTGACATCGAAGGAGAGGATATAGAAACGGTTGAAAGACTCCTGAGAACCTTCGGTGACTGCATGAGAATTGACGAGGAGCATATGGATGCCATAACTGGACTAAGTGGCTCCGGGCCGGCCTATGTTACAGTTTTCCTTGAGGCCATGGTCTACGGTGGCCTGCGCGTTGGTCTCCCGAGGGACTTGGCAAAGAGGGCCTCACTTCAGACTCTCCTCGGAACGGCAAAGCTTCTCATGGAAACAAAAGCCCACCCTGCTGAGGTCAGGGAGTGGGTTATAACCCCCGGAGGGACTACCATAGACGGCGTTTTTGAACTTGAGGAAGGCAAAATAAGAACGGCCGTTATGAAGGCCGTAGATGCCGCAACGAAAAAGTCAAGGATACTATCGAAGAGGCTGTGA
- a CDS encoding TIGR01177 family methyltransferase — protein sequence MLYVEILGNLPEMAVDEVRSMLELGGGEIAGSDYLFLKVSGDEKAFPFLNRLGLAHEYGKLLVEADSIEELLDKAKEVEWPIEGTFKVDTETMANCRHKVTELPRKLGAVIHAKGFRVNLSKPDTLVRVYCGEKLHAGIRLKFFDPKDFERRKAHHRPFFRPISLHPRISRALVNLTKARRELLDPMMGAGGILIEAGLIGLKVYGVDIKPEMVEGAEMNLRHYGIRDYVLKLGDATRLEELFDKRFEAIATDPPYGTSATLAGRRREELYREVLESINAVLEPGGRLSIAFPTSFDGEKEAEKVGFKLVGKYYQKVHKSLERYFYVLEK from the coding sequence ATGCTCTACGTGGAAATCCTTGGAAACCTACCGGAGATGGCCGTTGACGAAGTTAGGTCTATGCTTGAGCTCGGAGGTGGAGAGATAGCGGGGAGTGACTACCTTTTCCTGAAGGTAAGTGGCGATGAAAAGGCCTTTCCCTTTCTAAACAGGCTTGGCCTCGCCCACGAGTACGGAAAGCTCCTAGTTGAAGCGGACTCCATCGAGGAACTCCTCGATAAAGCGAAGGAAGTTGAGTGGCCCATCGAGGGCACCTTTAAGGTGGATACCGAGACCATGGCCAACTGCAGACACAAGGTTACTGAACTTCCGAGGAAGCTTGGGGCAGTTATACACGCAAAGGGCTTTAGGGTGAACCTCTCTAAACCGGACACGCTCGTTAGGGTTTACTGCGGTGAGAAACTCCATGCGGGGATACGACTGAAGTTCTTTGACCCCAAGGACTTCGAGAGGAGAAAGGCCCATCACAGACCGTTTTTCAGGCCAATTTCCCTACACCCGAGGATTTCAAGGGCCCTCGTTAACCTAACGAAGGCAAGGAGAGAGCTCCTCGACCCTATGATGGGAGCCGGCGGGATTCTTATAGAGGCGGGTTTAATCGGCCTGAAGGTCTACGGCGTGGACATAAAGCCGGAGATGGTCGAAGGGGCCGAGATGAACCTCAGGCACTACGGAATAAGGGACTACGTCCTTAAGCTCGGCGACGCGACGAGGCTTGAGGAGCTCTTCGATAAGAGATTCGAGGCAATAGCAACAGACCCGCCCTACGGGACATCGGCAACACTTGCAGGAAGAAGAAGGGAGGAACTCTACCGAGAGGTGCTCGAGAGCATTAACGCCGTTCTTGAACCGGGTGGGCGCTTGTCAATAGCCTTTCCAACGAGCTTCGACGGGGAAAAAGAGGCGGAAAAGGTCGGCTTCAAGCTTGTCGGGAAGTACTACCAGAAGGTTCACAAAAGCCTTGAGCGGTATTTCTATGTTCTTGAAAAGTGA